gccactcaaggacatttacctttttgttccttagtcactccaatgtagctttggctgtgtgtttttggtcgttgtcatgctgaaaggtgaacttccgtcccagtttcagttttctttgcagagggcagcatattttcttcaaggacttatctgtacttgtgtagactttctataggcactgcataaaCAACACTTCAGTCATACAAACTCTGCTATTGTAACATACATACTCTCTCAGACATCACAGGAGGTCAGATTCCACCGTTTGCACTCATGTCTACACACCACATACAATGATCCTTCCTAACTATGGGTTTGTTGTGCTTAAGAGCAGGTACTGACTGCCTTGAAGATAGGTACAATTACTTTTAATTCTCACAGAATGAAACGCTGATCCACAAATCATAAACTATTTAATCCATCAAAAAAAAGCAGTATCaccttttaatttgtataatgagAAAACTTTATATAAGATTGGGGGGGGCATTATAAAAGTATAACCTAGTAGAGACTTGACATGGAACAATTACACCTACAGAGACCAAATAAGTTAAATCCATGAAAGCAAGCATGGCACTGCCTACTTTGTAtcgtgaaatgttttgttttgttttgttttgttttgttttgttttgtttgtattgtttttgtttttgttttttgttcgttttttttattgttgctggAGAGCTTTCCAacctttaattttaaataaatgtcaccACCTGGCGGCCACTTAAAAATGGCTTCTGGGTGCACTCCGGAAATGATTATCTTAACCTTTCAACGTGCTTCCTTTCAATGAGAATCCAAAATGGCAGCTTGCAGCATTGAAGATGTGCTCGCCAAAGCAGAGAGAGATGAGGCTGAAAAACTTAAAAGTATTTCTGTCCACAAAGAATTGGAGCTCGAATTTGATCCAGGGAACCTGATCGCTTTCGATAAAAACCCTACGGACACCCGAGcgtttaaaaaacagaacaaagatgCGTTCCTGCGCTCTTTGGCCCGGGACAACACGCAGCTGCTCATCAATGAGCTCTGGAAACTGCCAACGGAGAGGGTCGAGGAGGTAATTGTGGCTAAACTACCCGAGCCCACTACCCGCCTGCCGAGAGAGAAACCTGTCCCAAAACCCAGGCCTTCTACCAAATGGGAGGAATTCGCCAAACTAAAAGGGatccaaaagaaaaagaaaactaacttGGTGTGGGACGACGTGCACAAGGAGTGGAAAAGGCGATGGGGCTACAAGCGAGCCAATGATGATACCAAAGAGTGGCTGATCGAGGTGCCAGAGACTGCCGACCCGAATGAGGACCAGTTCAGCAAACGCATCAAAGCAAAGAAGGAAAGGGTGGCAAAAAACGAACTGAACCGACTACGAAACATCGCCAGGGGGCAAAAGATTAAAGTGCCTGGCGTGGGACTTGCACCTTCAGACCAGCAGTCAAAAACGGAGCTGGGCAAAGCTATTCATGTTGCTAAACACTCCACGGCCTCCGTGGGTAAATTTCAAGGTAACCTTCCCAAGGAAAAAGCGCCCAAGAACATTGGCAAGAAGAGACAGTTTCAGCCGCTCATAGGCGATTTCTCTGTCGAGAAACAGAAGCAGCTGGACTTGTTAAACATCATGGACAGCAAGAAGCCGAGAATTGACATCACCAAAGCGGTGAACAAACAGATGAGAGAAGAGGATCGGCAGTCCGGGTTTCAGAAGAGAAAGTCATCTGGTAAAAAGGGACGTAAGGGTAACTTCTCGGGGAAAGGGACGGCCAAGGGGAAGGGTAAAAAAGGAGGACCAGGGGGAGGCGGCGGCAAGAATAGAAAACCACGCATGAAGCAAGGAAAacgatagaaagaaagaaaatatcccGTTAACAGACGTTTACTTGTGCTATGACTTTGTCCATTCATGTGGTAATTACGGTCATTGTTTTGGGGTTTCTCCAAAAATACTGCTGCGAAACGGTAAGCTTGTCATACCTTGTAATAGCACTATGAAGTACATAGTCTTGGTCAATCCCTTGTGCCTTTCTCGGTCGTGCTGATTAATGTAACAGTACGTAATCTTACCATGTACTTTTATAAATAAGAGAAAAACGAACGGTGTATTTAGTGATAATGTAAGAATTTCTTTCATTGAGTGTGCTTCCGATTGCACTGCAAGATTTGAAGttttacaaaatgctttaaaaaaaaatttactatCGACATACTATTTAATTGAAATCTTTTGAACTTTGAGTCCAACCTGTACCTTATTTGTACATAGCCCTGGAAGCAATGGTACTGTTAACCATTACAtttcttgttgtgtttttgtttattttttatgttcataaataaattgtGTTGTAATTTGCATTCAAATTTCGCATTGATTCATTGGTTTCTCCCCCATTCAAATATTTCCTACGGTCGTTTATGACTTTGTCATACCAAGGTAAACTATTCCTGCTTCATTTACACTACTGAACGTAGCTTGCTAGCCGGATATATGCTGCATttgtacattcttttttttttgtgcgtaaAAAGTATTTAGTTATTGTGTTGTGCCTAGTACATAACATTTAAGCTACAGGTCATgaacatatcattttaaatacaaagtatttCAAAGTTTTAATCTTAATTCCAGCAGTTTTCATTcttaattttccaacatgtgtcCAATATGTATTTATGCAATGGGTCACCATGACCTAGAGTATGATCCCTGAAGAACTCTAGGTACATTACATAGTAAAATCTAATTGACATGTGAGCCAGTTTGTGTGCTGGTATTGCTTAAAACCACAGGTTAACATGTAAtgcacaataataaataatgggTAAATAGTGACCTTACAAAGGgccaaaatgtgtttatttattgatttaagtatttatttaaatacaacaataatgTGTGCCAAGTTGTGGAGAATCAGGCAGACCACAGTGTAGTATAAAAATAATCAACAGtgcattttcaatacatttagCATGCATATAGATATTAGATTAACAAGAACATACTGATAACTTTGAAAAACATCACTTGATGTAAAACACTCGGCCTTCTCCATGTGGATCCGtcagtgtgctctgtgctgga
This Polyodon spathula isolate WHYD16114869_AA chromosome 3, ASM1765450v1, whole genome shotgun sequence DNA region includes the following protein-coding sequences:
- the rrs1 gene encoding ribosome biogenesis regulatory protein homolog, with the translated sequence MAACSIEDVLAKAERDEAEKLKSISVHKELELEFDPGNLIAFDKNPTDTRAFKKQNKDAFLRSLARDNTQLLINELWKLPTERVEEVIVAKLPEPTTRLPREKPVPKPRPSTKWEEFAKLKGIQKKKKTNLVWDDVHKEWKRRWGYKRANDDTKEWLIEVPETADPNEDQFSKRIKAKKERVAKNELNRLRNIARGQKIKVPGVGLAPSDQQSKTELGKAIHVAKHSTASVGKFQGNLPKEKAPKNIGKKRQFQPLIGDFSVEKQKQLDLLNIMDSKKPRIDITKAVNKQMREEDRQSGFQKRKSSGKKGRKGNFSGKGTAKGKGKKGGPGGGGGKNRKPRMKQGKR